In one window of Pristiophorus japonicus isolate sPriJap1 chromosome 9, sPriJap1.hap1, whole genome shotgun sequence DNA:
- the LOC139273765 gene encoding gastrula zinc finger protein XlCGF57.1-like, translated as MEKPWDCGKRFNSLSELETHRCSYTGEKPFNCSECGKGFTLTSHLLTHQRVHTGERPFTCTECGKGFTYPSHLLTHQRVHTGERPFTCSVCGKGFAQSSNLLTHQRIHTGERPFTCSVCGEGFTQSCNLLTHQRMHTGERPFTCSVCGKGFSLSSLLLRHQRVHTGERPFSCSMCGKRFTQSSHLLTHQRVHTGERPFTCSDCGKGFTNSSYLLKHQRVHTGERPFICSECGKGFTDSSNLLTHQYTHRRKTVPLLSV; from the coding sequence atggagaaaccgtgggactgtgggaagagattcaattctctgtctgagctggaaactcatcgatgcagttacactggggagaagccgttcaactgctccgagtgtgggaagggattcacactgacatcccacctgctgacacaccagcgagttcacactggggagagaccgttcacctgcaccgagtgtgggaagggattcacttacccatcccacctgctgacacaccagcgagttcacactggggagaggccgttcacctgctccgtgtgtgggaagggattcgctcagtcatccaacctgctgacacaccagcgaattcacactggggagagaccgttcacctgctccgtgtgtggggagggattcactcagtcatgcaatctgctgacacaccagcgaatgcaTACTGGGGAAAGACCGTTCACTTGCtcggtgtgtgggaagggattctcattGTCGTCCCTActgttgagacaccagcgagttcacaccggggagaggccgttcagctgctcaatgtgtgggaagagattcactcagtcatcccacctgttgacacaccagcgagttcacaccggggagcggccgttcacctgctctgactgtgggaagggattcactaattcatcctacctgctgaaacaccagcgagttcacactggggagaggccgttcatctgctccgaatgtgggaagggattcactgattcatccaacctgctgacacaccaatatACTCACCGGAGAAAGACTGTTCCCCTGCTCAGTGTGTGA